In Myxococcus virescens, a single genomic region encodes these proteins:
- a CDS encoding GNAT family N-acetyltransferase, whose product MRCWQWKSFQALSLDELYDVLALRQEVFVVEQRSIYQDVDGFDRSAEHLLLHTESQGTRLLAGYLRVLPPGAKYPQASSLGRVVTSPRARGQGLGRELVTRGLARLDNLYPQAAVHIGAQHYLQRFYEGFGFQTQGDVYDEDGIPHIDMVRPAGGTR is encoded by the coding sequence ATGCGATGCTGGCAATGGAAGTCCTTCCAGGCGCTGTCCCTCGATGAGCTGTACGACGTGCTCGCCCTGCGACAGGAAGTCTTCGTGGTGGAGCAGCGCTCCATCTACCAGGACGTGGACGGTTTCGACCGGAGCGCGGAACACCTGCTGCTCCACACGGAGTCGCAGGGTACCCGGCTGCTCGCCGGGTATTTGAGGGTGCTGCCTCCCGGTGCGAAGTATCCCCAGGCGAGCAGCCTGGGCCGCGTGGTGACGTCGCCCCGCGCACGGGGCCAGGGGCTGGGGCGCGAGCTGGTGACGCGTGGCCTTGCCCGGCTGGACAACCTGTACCCACAGGCCGCCGTCCACATCGGGGCCCAGCACTACCTCCAGCGCTTCTACGAAGGCTTCGGCTTCCAGACGCAGGGCGACGTCTATGACGAGGACGGCATTCCCCACATCGACATGGTGCGGCCAGCGGGCGGGACGCGCTGA
- a CDS encoding aldehyde dehydrogenase family protein, whose product MSQCTHIVDNPFTGDVAASVEPTSPAKLDTVLERARAASRALRALSVAERVKRVLRACEAMEKNADAIARDITRQMGKPLSQARGEVGGMAGRLRHMAAIAEESLADIVLPPKDGFERRIAKEPLGVVLDLPAWNYPLLTAVNAIAPAVLAGNAVIVKHSPRTPLCGGHFARAFAEAGAPDGAVQAIFLDYPGTEQLVGDARVDHVLFTGSVLGGHRMQAAARERFLHIGLELGGNDPAYVAPDCDFDKAVENIVDGAMYNAGQSCCAVERVYVHRSLYERFIAAAEPLVRAYVLGDPESEQTTMGPIAQPWHPAELQSFVQDATSLGARLVTGGRAVQVEGRGRFFEPTLLRDVSPQARLMREESFGPLLPIAPVDSDEEALALMNASRLGLTASVWTSDRERADRLARQLEAGTVYMNRCDALDPALPWSGVKDSGRGVTLSALGFDALTRPKALHYRLRF is encoded by the coding sequence ATGAGCCAGTGCACTCACATCGTCGACAATCCCTTCACCGGTGACGTCGCCGCTTCGGTCGAGCCCACGTCGCCCGCGAAGCTGGACACCGTGCTGGAGCGAGCCCGCGCCGCGTCGCGCGCGCTGCGCGCCCTGAGCGTGGCGGAGCGCGTGAAGCGGGTGCTGCGCGCGTGCGAGGCGATGGAGAAGAACGCCGACGCCATCGCACGGGACATCACCCGGCAGATGGGCAAGCCGCTGTCCCAGGCCCGGGGTGAGGTGGGCGGCATGGCGGGACGCCTGCGCCACATGGCCGCCATCGCCGAGGAATCCCTCGCGGACATCGTCCTGCCGCCCAAGGACGGCTTCGAGCGGAGAATCGCGAAGGAGCCGCTGGGCGTGGTGCTGGACCTGCCCGCCTGGAACTACCCACTCCTCACCGCGGTGAATGCCATTGCGCCCGCCGTGCTCGCAGGCAACGCGGTCATCGTGAAGCACTCGCCGCGCACGCCCCTGTGCGGTGGCCACTTCGCGCGCGCCTTCGCCGAAGCAGGCGCGCCCGACGGCGCGGTGCAGGCCATCTTCCTGGACTACCCAGGCACGGAGCAGCTCGTCGGTGACGCGCGTGTGGACCACGTCCTCTTCACGGGCTCGGTGCTCGGCGGCCACAGAATGCAGGCAGCCGCGCGCGAGCGCTTCCTCCACATCGGCCTGGAGCTGGGAGGCAACGACCCGGCCTACGTCGCGCCGGACTGTGACTTCGACAAGGCGGTGGAAAACATCGTCGACGGTGCCATGTACAACGCGGGGCAGAGCTGCTGCGCCGTGGAGCGGGTGTACGTGCACCGCTCGCTGTACGAGCGCTTCATCGCCGCCGCTGAGCCACTCGTGCGCGCCTACGTGCTGGGCGACCCGGAGTCCGAGCAGACGACGATGGGCCCCATCGCCCAGCCCTGGCACCCCGCCGAGTTGCAGTCCTTCGTCCAGGACGCCACGAGCCTGGGCGCCCGGCTCGTCACGGGTGGCCGCGCGGTACAAGTGGAAGGACGGGGCCGGTTCTTCGAGCCCACCCTGCTCCGCGACGTGAGCCCCCAGGCGCGGCTGATGCGCGAAGAGTCCTTCGGGCCGCTGCTGCCCATCGCGCCGGTGGACTCGGATGAGGAGGCCCTGGCGCTGATGAATGCCTCGCGGCTGGGCCTCACCGCGAGCGTGTGGACGTCCGACCGGGAGCGCGCGGACCGGCTGGCGCGGCAACTGGAAGCGGGCACCGTCTACATGAACCGCTGTGACGCGCTGGACCCCGCGCTGCCATGGAGCGGCGTGAAGGACTCCGGACGCGGCGTGACGCTGAGCGCGCTGGGCTTCGACGCCCTGACGCGGCCCAAGGCGCTCCACTACCGCCTGCGCTTCTGA
- the coaA gene encoding type I pantothenate kinase, with amino-acid sequence MALATGLSPSMFIDLEREAWRALRAATPLPLKSEDIDGLRGLGEHLDLDEVVDVYLPLSRLLNLQVAAAQRLWAEQQAFLGGSAQKVPYIIAIAGSVAVGKSTTARILQALLKRWPDHPRVELVTTDGFLFPNDVLTARDLMKRKGFPESYDRRALVRFLAELKAGRAEVAAPVYSHLVYDVVPGEAQVVRQPDILILEGLNVLQAGAQEGKQMPATFLSDFFDFSIYVDAHEHDIRRWYVNRFLKLQQTAFRDERSYFRRFSELNHEQAIQLAESVWGEINGPNLAQNIAPTRSRARLILLKGPDHKVKRVRLRKL; translated from the coding sequence ATGGCCTTAGCCACCGGTCTGTCCCCATCCATGTTCATCGACCTGGAACGGGAGGCCTGGCGGGCGCTGCGTGCCGCTACGCCTCTGCCGCTGAAGTCCGAGGACATTGATGGACTGCGGGGCCTGGGAGAGCACCTCGACCTGGACGAGGTGGTGGACGTCTACCTGCCCTTGTCCCGGTTGCTGAACCTGCAGGTGGCCGCGGCGCAGCGGCTGTGGGCGGAGCAGCAAGCCTTCCTGGGAGGTTCGGCGCAGAAGGTGCCGTACATCATCGCCATCGCCGGGAGCGTGGCGGTGGGCAAGAGCACGACGGCGCGCATCCTCCAGGCGCTGCTGAAGCGGTGGCCGGACCATCCGCGCGTGGAATTGGTGACGACGGACGGGTTCCTCTTCCCCAACGATGTCCTCACCGCGCGCGACTTGATGAAGCGCAAGGGCTTCCCGGAGAGCTACGACCGGCGCGCCCTGGTGCGCTTCCTGGCGGAGCTGAAGGCCGGACGGGCGGAGGTGGCGGCGCCGGTGTACTCGCACCTCGTCTACGACGTGGTGCCTGGCGAGGCGCAGGTGGTCCGCCAGCCCGACATCCTCATCCTGGAAGGGCTCAACGTCCTCCAGGCCGGGGCACAGGAGGGGAAGCAGATGCCGGCGACGTTCCTCTCCGACTTCTTCGACTTCTCCATCTACGTGGACGCGCACGAGCACGACATCCGCCGCTGGTACGTCAACCGTTTCCTCAAGCTCCAGCAGACGGCGTTCCGCGACGAGCGCAGCTACTTCCGCCGCTTCTCCGAGCTGAACCACGAGCAGGCGATTCAGCTCGCGGAGTCGGTGTGGGGCGAAATCAACGGGCCCAACCTGGCCCAGAACATCGCGCCCACCCGTTCTCGCGCGCGCCTCATCCTCCTCAAGGGCCCCGACCACAAGGTGAAGCGGGTGAGGCTGCGCAAGCTGTAG